AAGAATACATGCAGCAGACTTCCCAACAATATGATAACGTGATCAAGACCTGCCGTGAACTATTTATCAAGAAAAGCAAAGATTACGGTACGGCATGGAGAATATTACGGCTTCCTTCCCTAACAGACCAGATTTTTATAAAAGCACAGCGTATACGCAGTTTACAGCAAAATGAAGTGCGGAAAGTTGATGAAGGAGAACAATCGGAATTTGTCGGAATTATTAATTATTCCATTATGGCCTTGATCCAGTTGGAAAAAGGAGTGGCCGAACAACCCGATTTGAAGGTTGACGAAGCAATTTCACTCTACGATAAAGAAGTGGCCACCACCAAAACATTGATGGAGAACAAAAATCATGATTATGGTGAAGCCTGGCGAGATATACGCGTGAGCTCCTTAACGGATTTGATACTTCAAAAATTACTTCGTGTAAAACAGATTGAAGATAATAAAGGTGCTACCTTGGTAAGTGAAGGAATAGATGCCAATTACCAAGATATTATCAATTATGCCGTCTTTGCCTTAATCCATTTAAATGAAGAATCATGAAATACTTGGTTTGGATTTCCAGAATTTTTGTTGGGGTTTTGTTTATCATCAGTGGACTCATAAAACTGAATGATCCCGTTGGGTTTTCGTTTAAACTGGAAGAATATTTCAGCCAAGGCGTATTGAACCTTCCTTTTTTGATGCCTTTAGCTTTAGGGATTTCTATTTTTGTGGTCATCTATGAGGTGATTTTAGGTGTACTGTTGTTGATAGGGTTCAAACCAAAATTTACGGTTTGGAGTTTGCTTTTAATGATAGTATTCTTCACATTTTTAACCTTTTATTCTGCCTATTTTAATAAGGTAACCGATTGTGGCTGTTTTGGCGATGCCGTAAAGCTTACCCCATGGGAATCTTTTGCTAAGGATATAATTCTTCTGGTTTTTATACTCATTTTGTTTTTGGGGAGAAAGCACATCCAACCAATATTTAATACCAAAATCAATTGGATTATCGGTGGAACCGCTTTGTTTGCCTGTACTTTGTTTGCCAATCATGTGCTGAACCACCTTCCTTCAGTAGATTTTAGACCTTATAAAATTGGTGCGAACATTCAAGAAGGAATGAGCGTACCAGCAGATGCTGCCAAGGCCATTTACGAATATGCTTGGCGATTTAAAGTCAACGGTGATGATAAGATTGTTGTGACAAATGGTGAGTATCCACAAGTGGATGGTGAATTTATAGATGTGGAAACTACAGAGGTACAAGAAGGTTATGAGCCTCCTATACATGATTTCACTATAGAAAAAGAAGGTCAAGATTGGGCCTCGGAAATTTTGGAGGAGGATAAGTTGGTCATGGTAATAGCCTATGATTTGGCAAAGAGTACTACGGATGTTTTTTCAGAAGTGGCAAAGGTGACCGAACAAGCAAATGAGAAGGGATATAAAGTAGTTGGAATGTCAGCTTCCAGTGTTGATAGGGCAAATGCGATCAAAGAAAAGTTTGGTCTGAGTTTCGATTTTTATTTTACGGATGAAACTGTGTTAAAAACTATTGTGCGATCTAATCCTGCTGTATTGGTTCTGGAAAAAGGCACCATCTTGCAAAAAGTACATTACAACGACTTAAACAAATTAGAACTCTAATTACACTATATAACAAAACAATAATAGCATATGAGAACCAAGATAGTAGCAGGAAATTGGAAAATGAACAAAAACCTTGAAGAAACGGAGACTTTACTGTCGAGTTTATCGGCAAAGTTGCCCGATACCGATGCTGATGTTATTGTAGCACCAACATTCGTAAATTTGGCTGCTGCAAATAGAAGCCTACAATCCTCAACGATACAGGTAGCTGCACAAAATATGCATTATGCTGAAAATGGTGCGTATACGGGAGAGATTTCTGCCGATATGTTACTTAATATTGAAGTAGATATCGTAATTCTTGGCCATTCCGAAAGACGCTCACTCTTTGGAGAGACAGACGATTTATTGAACAAAAAAGTAAAAACTGCACTGGAAAAAGGCATGAAAATCATTTTCTGCTTTGGAGAAGAGCTTGAAGATAGAAAATCTGATAATCATTTTGCCGTTGTGGAAAGCCAGCTAAAAAATGCCCTTTTCGATTTGGATGGCAAGGCATGGAGTAGTATTGTATTGGCCTACGAACCTGTTTGGGCAATTGGTACCGGTGAAACGGCAAGCCCGGAGCAGGCCCAGGAAATGCATGCTTTTATACGAAAAACAATTTCAGGAGCTTTTACCAATTCCATTGCAGATGGGGTTTCTATTCTATATGGCGGAAGTGTAAAACCTTCAAACGCCTCAGAAATTTTTTCAAAGCCAGATGTTGATGGTGGTCTAATAGGAGGAGCTTCGTTAAAAGCGGATGATTTTGTGGATATTATCAAGGCTATCTAAATTTCCAAAAAAGGTTTGGTCTATATCGAATACAGTTTTATAGTAACTCCCAAAGAACCTGCTACCGATATCCTCATTGCAGAATTGGGTGAAGTGGGATTTGAGAGTTTTGTAGAAAACGATTCTGGGCTTTTGGCCTATATTTTAAGATCTGAATGGGAAGAGACTATTTTGGACGATGTCTTTATCCTTAAAAACCCCAAATTCAACATAAAATGGACGCAAACCGAAATTGAGCAGCAAAATTGGAATGCAGCATGGGAAAATAATTTTCATCCAATTAAAGTAGGGGATAGCTGCATGGTAAGAGCACCGTTCCACGATGCCGTAGCTGTTGAATATGATATTATTATTGAGCCCAAAATGAGCTTTGGAACAGGACATCACGAAACTACGCATATGATGTTGCAACATATTTTGGATATGGATTTTAAAGGAAAATCCGTACTGGATATGGGCTGCGGTACCGGGGTTTTGGCAATCCTTGCCAAAATGAAAGGAGCGGATACAGTAGATGCTATTGATATTGATGAATGGTGTTTCTTGAATTCCAAAGAAAATGTAGCGCGAAACCACTGTGATCAAATTAATGTTTACCAAGGAGATAGCAGTTTGTTGACAACTAGAAAGTATGATGTGATCCTTGCCAACATCAATAGGAATATTTTACTTGAGGACATACCTGTGTACACCAATTGTCTAAATGCTGAAGGAACACTTTTTCTAAGTGGCTTTTATTTGAGCGATTTAGATGCAATTTCCTCAAAATGTGACGCCTATGGTTTGGAATTTGAAAAAAAATTCGAAAAGAATAATTGGATTTCAGTAAAATATGTAAATTAGGTTTGGTTAATAGTTATATCATGGGAGTCAAGGAAAAAGTATCGGAAGAACTGCTTTTAGAAGAAGAAACGGTAAATCAGAATGAGATTGTGCTGTTCAATGATGATGTAAACACTTTTGATTATGTTATCGAGACCCTAATAAACGTTTGTGAACATACTCCTGAACAGGCCGAACAATGTTCCTTGATTGTACATTACAATGGAAAATGTACCGTAAAAACCGGTGAGTACACTTATTTGAAACCAAGATGCTCCAAGTTACTTCAGGCTGGACTCAACGCAGAAATAGTTTAAGGACATAATTGTGTAATGGTACTTTGTTTTTCAATGCAATGTCCTAAAAAGCAGTATCAATTATAATTGTGTTGCGTTTAATGATTGTAAAAATTAAAAATTCTTTGCATAGATAGTAGGTTTTGACATCTTCGATTACACTAACTTTGTTTTAGACCAGTAAACCAAACCTTTAATTTTTTCACTTGAAAAATGGGCGAATTTTTTAAAGCTGAACTCAAAGACCGTTTTTTAAAGTATGCAATAAGTCGTAGGGATTATTTTGAAGTAAAAGTACTCTATGATGAATTCCTGCATCCAAATTATAGCTTGGATTTTGTTGAAAAACTAATAAAGGATATTCGAGATCATGATGCTGCTTTATTGGACGTGATGAGTGGTAATGGGGTCGAAGTCTTTATTCTTGCCTCAACACCAAAAACCAAAGACTTTTTAAATGAAGGCGGGTTTATGGACATGCACATTAAAGAGGAAGAAAAATGGGATGTTTTTTTAAACCAACTTTCGGGAGATCGCAAATTATCAAAAGACGAAAAATTACTTCTTGAGAAGAATTCGAAAACCTTTAAAAGAGAAAAAACATTACTTATTGTACTGGTATCTGCAGTTGTAATCAGTTTTTTGTTCACACTCTTCAGTGTGATAAAAGGGGTACTTATAGAGACTGACTATGTTCAAAAAGAAGAATTTGAGAGAGAAATGAGACAATTGCGTTCAAAGTACATTGAAGAAAACCAAAGCTTGGAAAAAGAATTGCAACGAGCACAAGCTACAATGGATTCACTACGAGGAAAAAATCTTTAGTCTATAAGTATCTATTTAATGGTTACCTAACCTTTTGGTAATTAAGGAGTATTACTTTAGATATTTAATAAGCAAAATACCCCTTTGTTATGCTTACTGAAATCATTCCACCGATTAATTTGGAGCACCAGACTTTTTGCTTATATAATTATCTTAGACACAGTACAAAATACAAATTGAAGGACTTTACTGAAGAAATCGTCATTCAGAAAAATGAGTATTTATACAAACCACCATTTGAGCATAAATTCATTTATGAAATATTGAACGGTGCCATAAAACTAGGAAGCTATACAGACCAGGGGGATGAGTATGTCCATGACGTAGTTAGTCAGAAAGATTTTTTTGGCAACCTTAAGTATCTAAATAATCAGTTTTTTGAATTTTCTAAAACCATAACAAGTACAAGACTTAGGGTTTATGATCGTTCATTTTTTAAGCAAATCATTATTAATGAGCCAACTATCGCTGAATGGTTTATCTCTTATCTTGTTAAAAGATGGTGCGCTTCCGAAAAAAAAATGCGTAAGGTAAATGAAAGAAACAGCATAGAGAAACTAAGGTTTTTAAGAACGTATTTCAATAAGAGAATCAGTGATATTGATGGAAATGACCATATTCTTTATGATTTGCTCACTCAAAAAGATTTGGGTGACCTGGTAGGGGCCACCCGACAAACTATTGCAAGTGCTTTAAAAAAAGCTCAATCATCATGAGCTAATATACCGGGATAAAGCATTCCATGTTTAGATTCAAACTCCAGCCCCAATAGTTCACTGATCAAAGGGGCAATATCTTCCAATCCTATTTTTTCCAAAACTTTTCCAGAGGAAACTCCTGCACCCCACGCTATAAATCCAGTTTCTATCTGTGGAAAATCAGGAAAATAACCATGCGTACCTCCACTTCTGGGTTTTAGGATTTTACCGCTGGCCGACGCTGACATAGTAACTCCGGGAATAGGTGCAAGTGCAAGAATCGCATTGGGGTCAGCTCCAATTTCATTAAGTTCTTTCCGTTCTACAATGCGGAACAATTTTTTATAAGCATAGGGTAGGTTGTTGAGTTTCTCCTTAACTTTTTTTAGTGTACCCTTATCATTCTTATCCTTTAGCATTAAAAAGGCGGAAGCTCCTGAAGTATGAAAAGTTGCCTTCCAATCCCCTCTGTCTTTTTTTGCTTCCATCAATCCTTCTTCGACCAACCAGACATTTGGACTTAAAGCCGAATGTATATCAACAAAACCATGGTCGCCTGTTATTATAAAAGTGGTCCTTTCTAAAATGTTGGACCGTTCAGCAGCTTCAATTATTTTACCAATGGCACGGTCAACGGCAGCAATTGCAGTTTTTACTTTTTTACCGTTTCTGCCTTGTTCGTGCTGAAAATGGTCGGTAGCTATTAAATGTATGGTCATTAAATTGGGTTTATACTTTGAAAGTACATAGGCTGCCATTTCACCTGTTCTGTCTTCCCTGTTCAGGTAATCCCCATTAAAAGTGGTGGAGTCCATTTTACCCAAAACAGCTTTTTCCATTTCTTTAAGTAGTCCTTTTGGATTTTCGTGATCTCTCATAGACTCAATTCTACTATAAGAACGGTCCAATTTCCAAACTTCTGGAATATTATAGTCTATTGGAGCATCAACGGAAACCGGCCAAATAAAGCTAGCACTTGTTTTTTCCGCTTTTCGTACCGCATCCCATAGTGTTTCGGTTTGTATAAGGTTACTTTGCCAATACCAGCGGCCAGTTTGACCATTTGGTTCAAAAGGGCTATTGTAAAAAACACCGTGCTCTACAGGTAATGCACCAGTTATAATAGTGGTGTGCGAAGGGTAAGTAACTGAAGGGAAAATACCACGCACCCCTTTTGCCGAGACTCCCTCAGAGGTCATTGTTTTTAGGTTTG
The nucleotide sequence above comes from Flagellimonas sp. HMM57. Encoded proteins:
- a CDS encoding Crp/Fnr family transcriptional regulator, with amino-acid sequence MLTEIIPPINLEHQTFCLYNYLRHSTKYKLKDFTEEIVIQKNEYLYKPPFEHKFIYEILNGAIKLGSYTDQGDEYVHDVVSQKDFFGNLKYLNNQFFEFSKTITSTRLRVYDRSFFKQIIINEPTIAEWFISYLVKRWCASEKKMRKVNERNSIEKLRFLRTYFNKRISDIDGNDHILYDLLTQKDLGDLVGATRQTIASALKKAQSS
- a CDS encoding BT_3928 family protein, with the translated sequence MKYLVWISRIFVGVLFIISGLIKLNDPVGFSFKLEEYFSQGVLNLPFLMPLALGISIFVVIYEVILGVLLLIGFKPKFTVWSLLLMIVFFTFLTFYSAYFNKVTDCGCFGDAVKLTPWESFAKDIILLVFILILFLGRKHIQPIFNTKINWIIGGTALFACTLFANHVLNHLPSVDFRPYKIGANIQEGMSVPADAAKAIYEYAWRFKVNGDDKIVVTNGEYPQVDGEFIDVETTEVQEGYEPPIHDFTIEKEGQDWASEILEEDKLVMVIAYDLAKSTTDVFSEVAKVTEQANEKGYKVVGMSASSVDRANAIKEKFGLSFDFYFTDETVLKTIVRSNPAVLVLEKGTILQKVHYNDLNKLEL
- a CDS encoding DUF1599 domain-containing protein, translated to MQQTSQQYDNVIKTCRELFIKKSKDYGTAWRILRLPSLTDQIFIKAQRIRSLQQNEVRKVDEGEQSEFVGIINYSIMALIQLEKGVAEQPDLKVDEAISLYDKEVATTKTLMENKNHDYGEAWRDIRVSSLTDLILQKLLRVKQIEDNKGATLVSEGIDANYQDIINYAVFALIHLNEES
- the prmA gene encoding 50S ribosomal protein L11 methyltransferase is translated as MVYIEYSFIVTPKEPATDILIAELGEVGFESFVENDSGLLAYILRSEWEETILDDVFILKNPKFNIKWTQTEIEQQNWNAAWENNFHPIKVGDSCMVRAPFHDAVAVEYDIIIEPKMSFGTGHHETTHMMLQHILDMDFKGKSVLDMGCGTGVLAILAKMKGADTVDAIDIDEWCFLNSKENVARNHCDQINVYQGDSSLLTTRKYDVILANINRNILLEDIPVYTNCLNAEGTLFLSGFYLSDLDAISSKCDAYGLEFEKKFEKNNWISVKYVN
- a CDS encoding ATP-dependent Clp protease adaptor ClpS, whose amino-acid sequence is MGVKEKVSEELLLEEETVNQNEIVLFNDDVNTFDYVIETLINVCEHTPEQAEQCSLIVHYNGKCTVKTGEYTYLKPRCSKLLQAGLNAEIV
- the tpiA gene encoding triose-phosphate isomerase, which encodes MRTKIVAGNWKMNKNLEETETLLSSLSAKLPDTDADVIVAPTFVNLAAANRSLQSSTIQVAAQNMHYAENGAYTGEISADMLLNIEVDIVILGHSERRSLFGETDDLLNKKVKTALEKGMKIIFCFGEELEDRKSDNHFAVVESQLKNALFDLDGKAWSSIVLAYEPVWAIGTGETASPEQAQEMHAFIRKTISGAFTNSIADGVSILYGGSVKPSNASEIFSKPDVDGGLIGGASLKADDFVDIIKAI
- a CDS encoding alkaline phosphatase family protein, producing MKKIFTLTIVLLISLAVQSQETLYSDHVVLISIDGFRPDFYLEEQWPAPNLKTMTSEGVSAKGVRGIFPSVTYPSHTTIITGALPVEHGVFYNSPFEPNGQTGRWYWQSNLIQTETLWDAVRKAEKTSASFIWPVSVDAPIDYNIPEVWKLDRSYSRIESMRDHENPKGLLKEMEKAVLGKMDSTTFNGDYLNREDRTGEMAAYVLSKYKPNLMTIHLIATDHFQHEQGRNGKKVKTAIAAVDRAIGKIIEAAERSNILERTTFIITGDHGFVDIHSALSPNVWLVEEGLMEAKKDRGDWKATFHTSGASAFLMLKDKNDKGTLKKVKEKLNNLPYAYKKLFRIVERKELNEIGADPNAILALAPIPGVTMSASASGKILKPRSGGTHGYFPDFPQIETGFIAWGAGVSSGKVLEKIGLEDIAPLISELLGLEFESKHGMLYPGILAHDD